The proteins below are encoded in one region of Neodiprion virginianus isolate iyNeoVirg1 chromosome 7, iyNeoVirg1.1, whole genome shotgun sequence:
- the LOC124309299 gene encoding B9 domain-containing protein 2-like isoform X2 produces MEFSRGGWKLIDGSAEGQTQECCDFYTDMPVWDHPVDLHYTTQTLQGSPKLLLQIFCRDDYGRVLFVAYGVSSIPLTPGAHTVTCHTWKPVGDWQDRLRDRFLGVSLQLKSPNALVNTEDRFELLTQTMGSVNIDLHILARNFEKFGCRL; encoded by the exons ATGGAGTTTTCAC GTGGAGGGTGGAAACTGATAGACGGATCTGCAGAGGGACAAACTCAAGAATGTTGTGATTTTTATACTGATATGCCAGTCTGGGATCATCCTGTGGATTTACATTATACAACGCAGACTCTCCAAGGTTCTCCAAAGCTACTTCTACAAATATTTTGCCGAGACGATTATGGCAGAGTATTATTTGTAGCCTATGGAGTCAGTTCCATACCTCTAACGCCAGGAGCTCATACCGTCACCTGTCATACATGGAAACCAGTCG GTGACTGGCAAGACAGATTGAGAGACAGATTTTTAGGCGTGAGTTTGCAACTGAAATCGCCAAACGCTTTAGTCAACACCGAAGACAGATTCGAACTGCTCACTCAGACAATGGGCTCGGTGAATATAGACCTGCATATACTGGCacggaatttcgaaaaattcggCTGTCGTTTGTAG
- the LOC124309300 gene encoding pleckstrin homology domain-containing family F member 2 isoform X1, translated as MVDRLVNSEANARRIAMVESCFGSSGQPLAVPGRVLVGEGVLTKMCRKKPKPRQFFLFNDILVYGNIVINKKKYNKQHIIPLEEVKLESLADDGQYRNGWLIKTVMKSFPVYAATGTEKQEWMAHITKCIEDLLRKSGKKPVEVHAAVWVPDNDANVCMHCNKTQFTVLNRRHHCRQCGAVVCGPCSNKKLLLPGQGGGKPVRVCLQCYDAASKVKIATTPGDSLNNSKDAPRNSADSSGDDSSGDEDDSNKEANHDEPKFYGTVNSLDEK; from the exons ATGGTTGACCGACTTG TAAACAGCGAAGCGAATGCCAGGCGTATCGCAATGGTGGAAAGCTGCTTTGGCAGCTCGGGCCAG CCACTTGCGGTACCTGGGAGGGTATTGGTCGGAGAAGGTGTCTTGACAAAGATGTGTAGAAAAAAGCCAAAACCGCGGcaattctttttattcaacgatATACTTGTTTATGGAAATATCGTgataaacaagaaaaaa TACAACAAACAACATATAATTCCCTTGGAGGAAGTGAAACTTGAATCATTGGCCGACGACGGAC AATATCGTAATGGTTGGCTGATAAAAACTGTAATGAAGTCATTCCCTGTTTACGCTGCGACCGGTACAGAGAAGCAAGAGTGGATGGCTCACATTACAAAATGCATTGAAGATCTTTTAAGAAAAA GTGGTAAAAAACCAGTAGAGGTTCACGCGGCTGTTTGGGTACCCGACAATGACGCGAACGTTTGTATGCATTGCAACAAAACACAATTCACAGTTTTAAATAGACGG CATCACTGCCGGCAATGCGGAGCCGTCGTTTGTGGACCCTGCAGTAATAAAAAACTGCTTCTGCCTGGTCAGGGTGGTGGAAAACCAGTCAGAGTATGCTTACAGTGTTACGACGCCGCCAGTAAAGTTAAAATAGCAACGACTCCTGGCGACAGTCTGAACAACAGCAAAGATGCACCGCGCAATTCTGCCGATAGCTCAGGTGATGATAGTTCGGGTGACGAAGACGACAGCAATAAGGAAGCAAATCACGACGAG CCAAAATTCTACGGTACGGTTAATTCGTTGGATGAGAAGTAA
- the LOC124309297 gene encoding tectonic-3 — protein MHTNMIRLLCYVAVLINAQSTEITLDKSTSTCLNDTDCDVSESTNDSVGTTTQEIETSQTVPDDISKDKNLSVKITSPLPDTTSSKPFTSSAKPFVGRPQNREDNCHCDLTMSSCDINCCCDVDCNDLNVTELFACKDYRPKVYDTRYCWDENYIQDNKTRYLLEKLRDNLFCIVHDNLPPVYSIGYDPIISNRTTLDEIVRKNKKSRFKWEQSAIHVPLQFNSETPYRHGDNIWKIQNGFIKQLELPQTGFTGICSFKKALKYLEEWSDSCMQISLENQNVQLFAETFNNFTIIASPVLYNDSNFKLNNQTCPRTICVPVKSYYCLGSWNLCKNESTPTGKCNKGTCTNIVRSVRYVFAHNGIKGMNALDVYLKIGNASQGFYQKFEVFYKWFRDDQSKVFHLSGNPGYILGKPIIIGELITNKTNTADYSYVNIDKTDYFLSLPVSRVDGQCDKERRYAVNFGEDLKLSCKIHHETRNFTIKSCIDLQKLIIEAMLKKILFNVSEVDQHRTYVAKWNYLRSNNTDDWLKIIFDRMPQTVVTAQIVDDQLICSGLVTSLRIDIVHRRLSEPQTVDNYKILGIGITFSEESDIYWIKCDTKNCADLLVVDIVSYVIFHDVSRPSKYFFAEGPNLDITLPQDFFYPFINNAPITQESHLLALCTFLALIITY, from the exons ATGCACACCAATATGATACGTTTACTTTGCTACGTGGCTGTATTAATCAACGCACAGAGCACGGAAATAACTTTGGATAAAAGTACGTCAACGTGTTTAAATGATACCGATTGTGATGTATCAGAAAGTACAAATGACTCGGTTGGAACAACGACTCAAGAAATCGAAACATCGCAAACTGTTCCTGACGATATCAGcaaggataaaaatttgtcggTGAAAATAACGTCCCCCCTGCCAGATACTACTTCCTCAAAACCATTTACTTCATCAGCAAAACCATTCGTCGGTAGACCTCAAAATCGAGAAGATAATTGCCACTGCGATTTGACG ATGTCTTCTTGCGATATTAATTGCTGCTGTGACGTGGATTGCAACGATTTGAATGTCACGGAATTGTTCGCCTGTAAAGATTATCGTCCAAAAGTATATGACACACGTTATTGCTGGGATGAAAATTACATTCAAGACAACAAAACTCGTTATCTGCTTGAAAAACTGAGAGATAACTTATTTTGTATCGTCCATGATAATCTTCCTCCAGTTTACAGCATCGGTTACGATCCA ATTATTTCAAACAGAACTACCCTTGACgaaattgtacgaaaaaataaaaaaagcagATTTAAATGGGAGCAGAGCGCAATTCATGTTCCATTACAATTTAATTCGGAAACGCCGTATCGACACGGAGATAATATATGGAAGATTCAAAACGGTTTCATCAAACAGTtag AGTTGCCTCAGACAGGATTCACAGGTATCTGTTCATTCAAAAAAGCTTTGAAATATCTCGAAGAATGGAGCGACTCCTGCATGCAAATTTCCTTGGAAAATCAGAATGTACAACTGTTTGCCGAAACGTTCAACAACTTTACTATTATAGCATCACCAGTTTTATACAACGATTCTAATTTCAAGTTGAACAATCAG ACGTGTCCAAGAACTATTTGTGTGCCAGTTAAATCGTATTACTGCTTGGGTTCGTGGAATTTgtgtaaaaatgaaagtacACCAACTGGAAAGTGCAACAAGGGAACTTGCACCAACATCGTCAGAAGTGTTAGATACGTATTTGCGCACAACGGCATAAAAGGAATGAATGCTTTAGATGTTTATCTCAAAATTGGCAACGCTTCTCAAggattttaccaaaaatttgaagtatttTATAAATGGTTTAGGGATGACCAAAGTAAAGTGTTTCACCTTAGCGGTAATCCCGGTTACATATTAGGAAAACCAATCATCATAGGAGAATTAATAACGAACAAAACAAACACCGCAGATTATAGTTACGTCAACATTGACAAAACGGATTACTTCCTGTCTCTGCCCGTTAGCAGAGTTGATGGTCAATGTGACAAGGAACGTCGATACGCGGTCAATTTTGGTGAAGATTTGAAACtgagttgtaaaattcatcACGAAACTCGTAACTTTACAATCAAATCCTGTATAGATTTACAAAAGTTAATTATTGAAGctatgttgaaaaaaattttgttcaacgtAAGCGAGGTTGATCAACACAGGACTTATGTTGCAAAATGGAATTACCTACGCAGTAATAACACGGATGAttggttaaaaattatattcgatAGAATGCCGCAAACCGTTGTTACCGCGCAAATTGTAGATGACCAATTAATATGTTCAGGTTTAGTAACGTCGTTGAGAATTGATATTGTTCATCGCCGTTTGTCCGAGCCACAAACTGTggataattacaaaattttaggTATCGGCATCACGTTCTCGGAGGAGTCTGATATCTATTGGATAAAATGCGACACCAAAAATTGTGCAGATTTATTAGTTGTTGATATTGTAAGCTACGTAATTTTTCACGACGTATCACGACCGTCTAAGTACTTTTTTGCGGAAGGTCCAAACTTGGATATCACGTTACcgcaagattttttttatccatttatAAATAATGCTCCAATCACCCAAGAATCTCATCTGCTAGCTTTATGCACATTCCTTGCACTAATTATTACGTATTAA
- the LOC124309301 gene encoding nuclear receptor 2C2-associated protein produces MSCIFKQYKWNSRVSSVLNKDVKTYGKKYIFDDSEETCWNSDQGSPQWIMVEFENEIELASFEIQFQGGFVGKDCRLEAGSDYQSLKPVEPFYPEDINSAQKFRLTDKVRAKTFKLLFGNSTDFFGRIIVYKMSFYS; encoded by the exons ATGAGTTGTATATTCAAGCAATACAAATGGAATTCACG GGTCAGTTCAGTGTTGAATAAAGATGTTAAAACTTATGggaaaaagtatatttttgaCGACTCGGAAGAAACGTGCTGGAATTCTGATCAG GGTTCTCCACAGTGGATAATggtcgaatttgaaaatgaaattgagtTAGCctcgtttgaaattcagtttcAAGGCGGATTCGTTGGTAAAGATTGTCGTTTAGAAGCTGGATCTGATTACCAAAGCCTGAAGCCTGTAGAGCCTTTCTATCCCGAAGATATTAATTCTGCTCAAAAGTTTCGACTTACTGATAAAGTAAGAGCTAAAACTTTTAAATTACTTTTTGGAAATAGTACAGATTTTTTCGGACGTATTATTGTGTACAAAATGTCATTTTACTCGTGA
- the LOC124309298 gene encoding serine/threonine-protein kinase VRK1-like has product MAPQQRAEEIPVKRVAAPGCRLPARFPPGEILTDVTQRQWRLGQPIGYGGFGDIYLASNVVNRVAGHDARYVIKVEPHNNGPLFVEMNFYIRAAQWHMIESWCKQQRIRRVGVPTYEGSGSHVFRGQRYRFLVLPRYRIDVNKLFLARGRKLHAKTVYALAVQMLNALEYIHSRGYAHADVKGSNILLNIEAKDLVEQEPEAYLVDYGLAFRFRTRSGTHKPFAHDERRAHEGTLEFTSRDAHHGTHSRRGDLETLGYNLIQWLCGRLPWEKESGGMSIATSPESVQEHKEFALSDVPRFMRECFPSEQYPPATLTKYMQYVANLGFETRPDYNFLRSLFSRSAWKNDTTVASPNSLVSSKKTHKRTPNENISYLKPMKRLCIRNAARKPCVPVNCEMRMTRKNHPTNSKSQFSWEEVLARHPDKMAKLHLLEPPLSPPLTPPPSPPPPALPTYAMLQVLQRIKEKQSGSMKSRNSSKMVDHELKAKWMTPAMEAVATQLQNRLARLVISTSKKKSATCCSPRLTRSRAALLNRQPGFGEKILQRMLDSSGPITGKTGSREIEKKRTR; this is encoded by the exons ATGGCACCACAGCAGCGAGCTGAGGAAATACCTGTAAAAAGAGTAGCAGCTCCCGGATGCCGATTACCGGCACGTTTTCCACCCGGTGAAATATTAACCGACGTTACTCAACGCCAATGGCGATTAGGCCAACCCATAGGATACGGAGGATTTGGAGATATTTATCTTG cATCAAATGTCGTCAATCGAGTTGCCGGTCACGACGCGAGATATGTGATAAAGGTCGAGCCGCACAATAATGGCCCGCTCTTTgttgaaatgaatttctacATCAGAGCTGCGCAATGGCACATGA TCGAGAGTTGGTGCAAGCAGCAGAGAATAAGGAGAGTCGGGGTTCCGACCTATGAGGGGTCGGGGTCGCACGTGTTCAGAGGACAACGTTACAGGTTCCTGGTATTACCGCGGTACAGAATTGACGTCAACAAGTTGTTCCTAGCCCGAGGGCGAAAGCTTCACGCAAAAACGGTCTACGCCCTCGCTGTTCAGATG CTCAACGCGCTGGAATATATTCACAGTCGAGGATACGCTCACGCTGATGTTAAAGGCTCAAATATTCTATTAAACATCGAGGCTAAAGACTTGGTCGAGCAAGAGCCAGAGGCATACCTGGTTGACTATGGCCTGGCATTTCGTTTTCGAACAAGATCCGGAACTCACAAGCCTTTTGCACACGACGAAAGAAGAGCGCACGAAGGAACTTTAGAATTTACATCGCGCGATGCGCACCATGGAA CACATTCCAGGAGAGGTGATCTAGAAACACTGggttataatttaatacaaTGGTTGTGTGGTCGTCTTCCATGGGAAAAAGAAAGCGGAGGCATGTCCATCGCTACCAGCCCCGAGTCTGTTCAGGAGCATAAAGAATTCGCACTTTCTGACGTTCCCCGTTTCATGCGCGAATGTTTTCCGTCCGAACAATATCCACCTG CAACGCTGACAAAGTATATGCAGTACGTGGCTAATCTGGGATTTGAAACGAGACCTGATTACAATTTTCTAAGATCGTTATTCTCGAGAAGCGCGTGGAAGAACGACACAACAGTTGCCTCGCCCAACTCGCTAGTATCCTCGAAGAAAACTCATAAACGCACACCGAATGAAAATATCTCGTATTTGAAGCCCATGAAACGGTTGTGCATCAGAAATGCAGCACGAAAACCGTGCGTACCGGTAAACTGTGAA ATGCGGATGACCAGAAAAAACCACCCGacgaattcaaaatcacaaTTCAGCTGGGAGGAAGTATTAGCCAGGCATCCTGATAAGATGGCAAAATTACACCTTTTAGAACCGCCGTTGTCTCCACCACTTACGCCGCCGCCTTCGCCACCACCACCCGCACTCCCTACCTACGCAATGCTACAGGTTCTTCAAAGgattaaagaaaaacaatcgGGCTCAATGAAGTCGCGAAATTCATCTAAAATGGTCGA tcacGAGCTAAAGGCAAAATGGATGACGCCAGCTATGGAGGCGGTGGCGACGCAGCTTCAAAACAGACTGGCAAGATTGGTAATCAGTACATCCAAGAAAAAATCAGCGACGTGTTGCTCCCCAAGGCTGACAAGATCGCGAGCAGCTTTATTGAACCGACAAC CCGGCTTTGGGGAAAAGATACTTCAAAGAATGTTGGATTCTTCCGGTCCTATTACTGGAAAAACTGGTAGTCGTGAAATCGAGAAAAAGCGGACGCGTTAG
- the LOC124309299 gene encoding B9 domain-containing protein 2-like isoform X1 yields MAELHIIGQIKSAKNFQASNLFCKWSFHVGGGWKLIDGSAEGQTQECCDFYTDMPVWDHPVDLHYTTQTLQGSPKLLLQIFCRDDYGRVLFVAYGVSSIPLTPGAHTVTCHTWKPVGDWQDRLRDRFLGVSLQLKSPNALVNTEDRFELLTQTMGSVNIDLHILARNFEKFGCRL; encoded by the exons ATGGCTGAGCTACATATTATTGGTCAAATAAAGTCTGCAAAGAATTTTCAAGCATCGAATCTCTTCTGTAAATGGAGTTTTCACGTTG GTGGAGGGTGGAAACTGATAGACGGATCTGCAGAGGGACAAACTCAAGAATGTTGTGATTTTTATACTGATATGCCAGTCTGGGATCATCCTGTGGATTTACATTATACAACGCAGACTCTCCAAGGTTCTCCAAAGCTACTTCTACAAATATTTTGCCGAGACGATTATGGCAGAGTATTATTTGTAGCCTATGGAGTCAGTTCCATACCTCTAACGCCAGGAGCTCATACCGTCACCTGTCATACATGGAAACCAGTCG GTGACTGGCAAGACAGATTGAGAGACAGATTTTTAGGCGTGAGTTTGCAACTGAAATCGCCAAACGCTTTAGTCAACACCGAAGACAGATTCGAACTGCTCACTCAGACAATGGGCTCGGTGAATATAGACCTGCATATACTGGCacggaatttcgaaaaattcggCTGTCGTTTGTAG
- the LOC124309302 gene encoding ribonuclease kappa-B encodes MVKVCGPKYALCGLIISVWGIIQLILMGVFFHIKSVALIEDVPVGEGPFATKDEFYTSIDRGYVQNAYNCWIAACIYVFTFLISGHQFYMNSRSSLSV; translated from the exons ATGGTCAAAGTTTGCGGACCTAAATATGCCCTTTGTGGCTTGATAATATCTGTTTGGGGTATAATCCAGCTG ATACTGATGGGGGTATTCTTTCACATAAAGAGCGTTGCCTTGATCGAAGATGTGCCGGTCGGAGAAGGGCCGTTTGCGACAAAGGATGAATTTTACACGAGTATAGACAGGGGCTATGTGCAAAATGCTTACAACTGCTGGATCGCTGCCTGCATTTACGTTTTTACCTTCCTAATTTCCGGACATCAATTCTACATGAATTCAAGGTCGTCGCTTAGCGTGTAA
- the LOC124309300 gene encoding pleckstrin homology domain-containing family F member 1 homolog isoform X2 → MVESCFGSSGQPLAVPGRVLVGEGVLTKMCRKKPKPRQFFLFNDILVYGNIVINKKKYNKQHIIPLEEVKLESLADDGQYRNGWLIKTVMKSFPVYAATGTEKQEWMAHITKCIEDLLRKSGKKPVEVHAAVWVPDNDANVCMHCNKTQFTVLNRRHHCRQCGAVVCGPCSNKKLLLPGQGGGKPVRVCLQCYDAASKVKIATTPGDSLNNSKDAPRNSADSSGDDSSGDEDDSNKEANHDEPKFYGTVNSLDEK, encoded by the exons ATGGTGGAAAGCTGCTTTGGCAGCTCGGGCCAG CCACTTGCGGTACCTGGGAGGGTATTGGTCGGAGAAGGTGTCTTGACAAAGATGTGTAGAAAAAAGCCAAAACCGCGGcaattctttttattcaacgatATACTTGTTTATGGAAATATCGTgataaacaagaaaaaa TACAACAAACAACATATAATTCCCTTGGAGGAAGTGAAACTTGAATCATTGGCCGACGACGGAC AATATCGTAATGGTTGGCTGATAAAAACTGTAATGAAGTCATTCCCTGTTTACGCTGCGACCGGTACAGAGAAGCAAGAGTGGATGGCTCACATTACAAAATGCATTGAAGATCTTTTAAGAAAAA GTGGTAAAAAACCAGTAGAGGTTCACGCGGCTGTTTGGGTACCCGACAATGACGCGAACGTTTGTATGCATTGCAACAAAACACAATTCACAGTTTTAAATAGACGG CATCACTGCCGGCAATGCGGAGCCGTCGTTTGTGGACCCTGCAGTAATAAAAAACTGCTTCTGCCTGGTCAGGGTGGTGGAAAACCAGTCAGAGTATGCTTACAGTGTTACGACGCCGCCAGTAAAGTTAAAATAGCAACGACTCCTGGCGACAGTCTGAACAACAGCAAAGATGCACCGCGCAATTCTGCCGATAGCTCAGGTGATGATAGTTCGGGTGACGAAGACGACAGCAATAAGGAAGCAAATCACGACGAG CCAAAATTCTACGGTACGGTTAATTCGTTGGATGAGAAGTAA